One genomic region from Melioribacteraceae bacterium encodes:
- a CDS encoding exopolysaccharide biosynthesis polyprenyl glycosylphosphotransferase: MNLLRKSLLTFRILADSLIIVLAFYLTNFLFTGFFFNWGLRNSILIISILIITWMFSSIATFLYDEFRYRNYLYETYSIFKNVVIQGISLIVLLYFIPNQYPKEIVFIFPVILFPALIVEKQLLRIIFYFLRKKGINLRNILFVGVNDFSVNLYSQMVRYSNFGYNPIGFIGNKKRNNIDIPVIGNIDNLESVLNRNKIDDVVLSLPTITPEEVKSVTALCEKHISKVLILHENFDILLANYESRIIDYPILSIRRDDINHLHWRFFKRILDLVFTILLFIFIFSWLFPLVAILIKYESKGDLFFKQIRTGKNNKPFRIYKFRTMYSDSTDFDDQGNFKQARKNDSRITKIGTWLRKTSIDELPQFINILKGEMSLVGPRPHAVSHNELYIDKIQNFNLRHTIKPGLTGWAQIKGYRGPTPTIDLMQKRVEHDIWYINNWSFSLDIQIIILSIWLMLKGDKNAY, encoded by the coding sequence ATGAATCTATTAAGAAAGTCCCTTTTAACATTTCGAATACTAGCCGATTCGTTAATAATAGTTCTGGCATTTTATTTAACAAATTTTCTTTTTACCGGATTTTTTTTCAATTGGGGACTCCGGAATTCAATACTAATAATTTCAATTCTCATAATAACCTGGATGTTTTCTTCTATAGCTACTTTTCTTTATGATGAATTCCGTTACCGGAATTACCTTTACGAAACTTACAGCATCTTCAAAAATGTGGTTATACAGGGGATAAGTTTAATAGTTCTCCTGTATTTCATCCCGAATCAATATCCAAAAGAAATCGTTTTTATCTTCCCTGTTATTTTATTCCCCGCTTTAATTGTTGAGAAGCAACTGCTAAGAATTATTTTTTACTTTCTGCGTAAAAAAGGAATCAACCTAAGAAATATTTTATTCGTCGGTGTTAATGATTTTTCCGTAAATCTATATTCACAAATGGTACGTTACAGCAATTTCGGTTACAATCCGATCGGATTTATCGGGAATAAAAAAAGAAACAATATTGATATTCCCGTAATCGGTAACATAGATAATCTTGAGTCAGTTCTTAATAGAAATAAAATTGACGATGTTGTTCTTTCACTTCCCACCATTACTCCCGAAGAAGTTAAATCAGTAACGGCATTATGTGAGAAACATATTTCAAAAGTTTTAATACTACATGAAAACTTTGATATACTGCTCGCTAACTACGAATCACGAATTATCGATTATCCTATTCTTTCAATTAGAAGAGACGATATAAATCATCTTCACTGGAGGTTTTTCAAAAGAATTCTGGATTTAGTATTTACGATACTCCTTTTTATTTTTATTTTTTCATGGCTGTTCCCGCTTGTCGCTATTCTGATAAAATATGAGTCGAAGGGAGATTTATTCTTTAAACAAATCCGTACCGGAAAGAACAACAAGCCTTTCCGCATTTACAAATTTAGAACCATGTATTCGGACAGCACCGATTTCGATGATCAGGGAAATTTTAAGCAGGCAAGAAAGAATGATTCCAGAATAACGAAAATCGGCACGTGGCTTAGAAAAACAAGTATCGATGAACTTCCACAGTTTATTAATATTCTAAAAGGCGAAATGAGCCTGGTAGGACCACGCCCCCATGCTGTTTCACATAACGAACTGTACATCGATAAAATTCAGAATTTCAATCTCAGGCACACAATCAAACCGGGATTAACTGGTTGGGCGCAAATAAAAGGTTACCGCGGCCCTACCCCAACTATCGATTTAATGCAGAAGAGAGTTGAGCACGATATATGGTACATCAACAACTGGTCTTTTTCTCTTGATATACAAATAATTATTCTTTCAATATGGCTCATGCTGAAAGGTGACAAAAACGCATACTGA
- a CDS encoding NAD-dependent epimerase/dehydratase family protein, translated as MNKKSALVLGAGGFIGGHLANKLKRNGYWVRGVDLKHNEFQRMEADEFIIGDLRNPDLVKSILDRSFDEVYQLAADMGGAGYIFTGDNDANVMHNSAIINLNVINEAVFSGSKKVFYSSSACIYPLYNQLDPENPKLSEESAYPAAPDSEYGWEKLFSERLYFSFQRNYGINVKVARFHNIFGPYGSWNNGKEKAPAAICRKVAEADENGEIEIWGDGNQTRSFLYIDECLQSVERFMANNDFSGPVNIGSEEMVTINQLAEMTMEIAGKKLRIKHIPGPTGVRGRNSDNKLIKEKLGWAPSERLFDGLKKTYPWIKSEVEKLRNQ; from the coding sequence ATGAATAAGAAATCCGCTTTGGTACTTGGAGCCGGCGGCTTCATCGGGGGTCACCTAGCAAATAAATTGAAAAGAAACGGTTATTGGGTAAGAGGTGTCGACTTAAAGCATAATGAATTTCAGAGAATGGAGGCTGATGAGTTTATTATTGGTGATTTAAGAAATCCTGATCTGGTTAAAAGTATACTGGACAGGAGCTTTGACGAAGTATATCAGCTTGCAGCTGATATGGGCGGAGCCGGATATATTTTTACAGGTGATAACGATGCAAACGTTATGCACAATTCCGCTATTATCAATTTGAATGTAATAAACGAGGCGGTTTTTTCGGGTTCAAAAAAAGTATTTTACTCTTCATCAGCTTGTATTTATCCTCTTTACAATCAATTAGATCCTGAGAATCCGAAACTTTCAGAAGAATCCGCTTACCCGGCTGCGCCCGACAGCGAATACGGATGGGAGAAGTTGTTCAGCGAGAGATTATATTTCTCATTTCAGAGAAACTACGGCATCAACGTAAAGGTAGCCCGGTTTCATAACATTTTTGGCCCCTACGGGAGCTGGAATAACGGGAAGGAGAAAGCCCCGGCGGCTATCTGCAGAAAAGTCGCTGAAGCAGATGAAAATGGAGAGATCGAAATATGGGGAGACGGAAACCAGACCCGTTCATTTCTCTACATTGATGAGTGTCTTCAATCCGTTGAAAGGTTTATGGCTAATAATGATTTCAGCGGACCTGTAAATATCGGTTCTGAGGAGATGGTAACTATAAACCAACTTGCGGAAATGACAATGGAAATTGCCGGTAAAAAATTGCGGATTAAACATATTCCCGGTCCAACCGGAGTCCGCGGACGGAATTCAGATAATAAACTTATTAAGGAGAAACTTGGATGGGCTCCATCTGAAAGGTTATTCGACGGATTAAAGAAAACCTATCCATGGATAAAATCTGAGGTCGAAAAGTTACGAAATCAATGA